Part of the Xyrauchen texanus isolate HMW12.3.18 unplaced genomic scaffold, RBS_HiC_50CHRs HiC_scaffold_685, whole genome shotgun sequence genome is shown below.
CCACCTCAAGGTTCTGACACTCCTGAGCAGAGTTGGTGGGCAGGCCAATCCATTTGATCTCCTTTTTCTCTTTGGATATGATGTTCATGGCCATCAGCACATTGAGTGCATCATACACACGCCGTCGAATGTTCTTCTGGTCATACACATGCTGAAAAGTGACAAACAGGGCAATTAAAGCACTATCTATTCTGAAATAAACACATGCCGTTTCagagcaaatgcataaatattgacAAATATCGTATCTCCCATCCATATTGGTGTATGCTCTGCAAGTTCAGACTGGAGAACTCTGGTATGCAACGATGCAAAGACATTTATGAGCTGCACTTCTGCATAAATTACAATGCTCCGGATCAATGTCTGGCCAGAGGAAGTGGCTTACCGCATCATTAGGAGAGATGAGATTATCACCAGAGCTGAACTCAGCCACAAGCTCATCTGCAACCTCATTGTAGGTTGTGACGCCCTTTCGCTGGACCTTCTCACAAACCTTCATTGAGAAATGCCGGAGGCCTTTCCCATTCTTCTCCCCTTTCTTACCCCTCTTTCTAAAGAAAAGGAGAACCAATACCAAATTACTGTAAAATTTTTATCATATTACAATGGCTCTGATCCAAAATAATGAATTACTGCGATTATGTAGCGATTTACTACAGTACTGTAGTTGTAACATGGTACAGTTATGGtaacagatggtaataccatggtacataatgattaccatattcatgtacagTAATCCACGCCATTTGCGCTCCAAAGTACGTCAAagtttgagagagaaaaaaactaaaataaaaaaaacaccaaaagccCTCCAAACGTTGAGAAAAGGTCAATCGTTTCCACAGAATCGATGTTTGAAAGAGACCACAATGTGTCATTACAGGTGGTAAAGTATTCTGCTGAAGTCAGGCTTACCCTGAGGACCATGGAGAGGCTTCTGATGGTTGACTCTGGGTGATAAACTGAGAGTTGGGTGTGTGTGGGCTGTTCATAAGGATCACATTTGAGCCACTTGGCCTTTGAGGTGTGCTAATGACCTGTGATAGAGAGATGCTGGGGTTTAGAAGACAATACGGCAGACAGCAAGAGTAAATTAAGCTAATGGTATTACATTGAATTGCTtattagaggaatagttcacccaaaatttaaatcTCATAATTAGTtcgctctcatgccatcccagatgtgtatgacttactgatttctgcagaacacaaagatttttagaagactatcgcagctctattggtccatacaatttaagtgaaCAGTCACCAAAATTTTAAAgaggcatcttaaaagtaatccataagactttaatatattaatcaacatcttcagtgtgaaaacagaccaaaacataactcctttttcaatgtacaccttgccattgcagtctcttgacCCGATCATTTCACAATTACATAATCATTACATACAGCTTGCCAAGGAGAACGCGGatttcaagatttataatgaaaaaggagttatattttggtctgttctcagccAAAACTGATAGGATAACTTcaagacatggataaaaccaaTGGTGCCTTAATGAATAATTTCTTTTCTGTCTTTGtggtttttagagcttcaaagttttagtcatcTATCATCTATAGTTTAGTCATTATctatttgcattatatggacctacagagatgagatattcttctaaaaatcattttgctcagaagaaggaagtcatacacatctgggatagcatgaggacAAGTAAACAAAAAGAGAATTTCTTAGTTAACtttctttaatatatttatttgaaagaaagtgAACATGTTCAACAAGGACAAATGCACGATGTAGTGTTTAAATTCATGTAGTGTTTTTGTGAAGGCCACCCaggaagaaaaaaatgaaaataaaataattacaaaaccGATTTAATCCACATTTATATGTGGTTtaaaatagggctgggcgatatgtcttAAATAATACTGCGATATTTGTCAGCCTATTGACGCTAATTAAGTATTTGCtataaaatgtctttgttttgttttatcagaGGCACCATCTTctcaaccaaacagccattgctgtcacaaagaagcgctagaagatgtaatgctgctaaacaacaggagacgaagGTAGACACAACAGAAGTGGATGTACAatggcggccaaatgtttggaataatgtacagattttgctctcagaaattggtacttgtattcaccagtggcattcaactgatcacaatgtatagtcaggacattgataAGAAACTAATCAAAGTGTTCTCATTAAAACATCCTCCACATGCACCAATGATGGCTTTGCAGATccatggcattctagctgtcagtttgtccagatactcaggtgacaattCACAACACGTGGCtctcttgtcgggcacttctcacgcaccttacagtctagctgatcccacaaaagctcaatggggttaagatccataacactcttttacaattatctgttgtccaatgtctgttcctttgcccactctaaatgttctatttgttttctgtttcaaaagtggctttatctttacaattcttcccataaggcctgcacccctgagtcttctctttactcttgaacatgaaactggtgttgagcgggtagaattcaatgaagccgacAGCTGGGGACAtgaggcatctgtttctcaaactagagactctgatgtacttatcctcttgtttagttgtacatctggccttccacatctctttctgtccttgttagagccagttgtcctttatctttgaagactgtagtgtccaactttgtatgaaatcttcggttttttggcaatttcaagaaaGTTATGggcttcatttctcaaaacaattattgactgatgagtttctagagaaagcggtttctttttgttgccatttttgaccaaatattagccttaagacatgccagtctattgcatactgtggcaactcaaaaacaaacacaaagataaagttaagcttcatttaacaaaccaaatagctttcaacggtgttatgatataatggcaagtgattttctagtaccaaatgatcaatttagcatgattactcaaggatatggtgttggagtgatggctgttggaaatggggtctgtctagatttgataaagaaatttacattttcaaatagtgatgatgctgttttttacatcagtaatgtcctgactatactttgtaatcggctgaatgccactttagtgaattaaaataccaatttcattcagaaacagcaaaatctgtacattatttaaaacttttgacCGCCAGTGTACACATCaaaaccatgtgtgtgtgtgaggagttcAGGAAACACCTGCATTTGTATATCTCAAGTTTGAAGGAATATAAAgtcatctttatgggtctaaagtCCTCAGGAAAAATAGTTCAGTATCTCCGCCAAAGGCCTGTGTACACAGATGCTAAGTGTTCgcgtcaaaaccgaagtatactttgggcttaagcaGAATTTTGTTTGAGTAAcagtaacaaaaaatatataacacattttctgttttcaatttAGAACATTATAAGAAAATACTGTGAAAATAAGAACtcaaatttttaaaatgttatgtacAAACAATTTTCCattatttgttttatgtaaatATTGCGGTTATATTAGGCTACTTGCACTCTAGATATTGTATCAGCCACAACACAGTGCAACACTTACCAAATGTGGTGCAATGTTCACGTTGGAAGGGCCCAATGTTTTTGGCAACAGCTGTTTTCCTACTGCCACTGACTGTGGATGCACAGTCACTAAAGACAGCACACCTGCAGAGGCAGTATTCACAGAATTCAGAACTGTATCACAAGGTCAAGCAGGTGCTTTGTGAAGCATTACTGTGAGATCAAACATCCTTGAGCATTGCTTATATTCACATATATAGCTGCTGATGCCATACACTTGCAATGATGGCAGGaaacttgcaaattgtagcctgttTAATAAACTTTATAATGTGCTAAACCAAGTGACAACTACAAACAAAGCTTGCATTCATTTAGACGACTGGACAACTGTGGAACGGTTCAGAAACTCAAAATGCTCTGCTTACCTTTGCCAGGACTCAGGTTCTGATCAATGAAAACCTTTAGCTCCCCATTGGCCTCAATCAGACCAGCCTGTGGAGAACAGCATGACCATCAACTCATTGACTTGCACTTTATTTTCATTCAATTACATCTAATAAACTTTGAGAATACTCACATCTTTGGCCATGATTCCTGGGGCTGAGGAGCAAATGCTTGGTCTAGCTGAAAAACCTGAGCCAAATTTCCACAGCAAAATGTCTCTGTAACAGAAACAAATGAAAACTTGTTTGGCACAATCCCAGAGGATGCTTGAAGACTGTAAACAAGGTTACTACACAAATCTTTGTTCAAAAGATCCATTTGCAGCAACCACCAGAGGCCACACAACCTTTTACAAAGAAACAAGTGATTTCTGGaggggtatttttttttttaaatcaaaaccaGAAGCTTCTGTAGTTCTGACAGCTTTGGTTGGTCTCTAAAGTAGGCCTAAGGTTTTCCACAAATTGTCAAAGGTTTACAATCGTGCAAAAGGCACATGTTTTACTAATGGCGCttgcaaaaagtgcaaaaaatGTAGCTTTGGCTACAAGGCtgaaaacctagtaagctgcccaGGCAAGATTTTCGTGTATCACAGGTGGGTTATTCTCACAAATCCTGTCAAGATACGTTATGGGtcttatttttcttaaatcaaatgagaaaaatatctaattaaattttgcatttagaaatgttttacatTGTTACATCATTTAATTAATAGTTATGCACATTTTTATCCCAATTCaatataaaattgtttttaaaaaaaagatatctTTGCTTATATTCTCATTTCCACAAAGTAAAAAAAGTCAAATAGAATTTACATAGTAAATACATCAAGGTACTACTCCCTTTGTACCCGTGGCATAGTTACGGGTGTGCAAATGCCACCCAAAACATCAACATTCACACCCAACTTAAATGTGTATAATGATATGCTTAATAGCTGCAggggtgtaaaaatgcatttatgtgaTAAACTGATTATGgaattaaaaggtgcactcagtaacttttgtatttgtgtcatcttgggcatacactgacacctagcggcttggatgcagcaaaaatttaaataaattgttttccgtttcagatgccattgtagaaatgtattattcacagtcagccatgattactttaatcaatgagtgaaagtgtcaaatagcaggatggttactgagacagcttgtagtattcggctggtcatgtgattctaacatggcagcccccgtgTGCGGACCCTCTTTTCCCTTGGCACACAGAGACTTGTTTATGCATCTTTTTTAATGTAATGCAATAAAAATTACTGTGCAACAGTACTGAGAAtcatcattaaaaacaatgaGAATAGTAGAAGTAATGTCCGGCGTTTAAGTAATGATAACTGTGGGGTAAACTGTGCTAGGCATCATGAACGATCTGAACGGTTATAAATGTCGACTGCATAATTTTACGCAAAAGACAACTTAAAATTGTAATTGGATTAATTTGGGGTTAAATACGACAAAttacatgttcttgacaggtttcgtagAATCACCCAGGCGCATTAGGAAATTTCGTAACTAGACAACGATGCTCAAAAGGCTGTCTAGGTGGCCAGCTTATTAGGTTTTGAGATACAGCCCCTGTTGATGAAAACGAGGCCCGCCGATTTGCTTGCAGCACTCCGTCAGTTTATATTACCAGACAAAGAGTCGTATCTTTCCATCTCTGAAATAGAAAAAGTCCCACGCGTGCATAGAAAAAAACATCgtgcaaactttaaaaaaaaatcatccatatgTCGTTTTAAGTAACTTTTTTTCTGCAAAAGCAAATGGCCcttaattacataattaataCTGGATCAATTCCCTACGTTTTTATAAGCATGTAAACATTTAAAGCAGAACTATGCGGTTAGATCGGTTTTATTAGTTTATGACGAGTCTGCATTTTTGCTTCAAGCACAATGCACACAATCGGACCTGTGTGTACTAGAATAAAGCGTGTTAGCCCAGTTAGCTAGCTGCCTTTCAAACACGTTTTGTAGCGAAACCCTTAAATGCGATCAAAACGTGCCCATCTTATCTAATTGAGACCAGATTACGAATTATGCATGTGCACGCGTCGCTTTGAGAACGGATCAGACTTAATGGCCATTAGGAAATGAAGTGTGTAAACTTTCCTCTGAACTTACAATCCTGAAGAAGCCCTTCTTAGGTGCTGTTTTTGTAGGCATAGCCAGTTAGCAAGAGGACAGAGGAAGAGGAGGTCTGAACCCCATATCTCAAACAGGAAACAAAGACAAATCAAATAAtgtcaataataaaaatacatatgctATGAATGATCAGGATGCATCTTCAACGTGCATGCACTTCGGTGCTGTTTGACTGGAAGATCATGGCACATTCATAAAACCCAAAATGGATGCGGATGTTATAAGCATGCACAAAATGCATGGTAGCTGTGGTCGATGGCAGGGATTAAAATGATGCGTATATTTGATCACGAGCCTTTGCActtaaatttaaataatgtaaaacttAACGTGATATATTAAAACGGATCTCGTTTTACATGGTAAAACAACTGACACTATTCTGTCTGTGGGGAACAGAATCTTTTAACTTCATCACAACTTACCTTTTAGACTACTAAAAATTGTTTCAAAGATGGGTAATAACCCTTTACTAACTGATCAGAAGTAATCAAACAAGTAAAAATGGTTTAGGTTTAATGCCTGGCAGCCATTTTACATGGAAGCTAAAGCAAAGCCAACATGCAGTGATGCTTTACTAGCCTGCTAGCTCAAGTGACAGCTCCTTATCACTACCTAAACTAGTTATTATATAATTCATAAACCTTTAACGGCTATGCAATATTAACAACTGTGTTTTAATTTTGCCAAGAATTTCAAGCATATTTTAGGAGGAAATTGATTAAAGCTGTTCAAAGCTAGCAACCCGGTGAGCTAACTTCCACTCATATCGAGGTCACCTCAATAGCTTCAAAATGACCAATCTGGAATCTACATGATTGAGATAATGATTTTTTACTACATCTCCAGTGTTTCTTGCCGTCGTAGTCGTGCATTAGCCAACAATCTGTGAAGATCAGTGAGGATTTACCATCCCACTGCACTGACAGATAGATGCACTTGACAAGGGTTAGCTTGCTAGCTAACCAAGCCTTTTGGGACAGTCAATTTCGATCTGTCACATAAATGACAATTAATCCGGATTGATGGCTAACGGACTAACGATTACAGATCTATAATCAGATAACGATCCACATTGAGGTTATCGTCGAGTCTGCTGGTAAACACTTAAAACATTTGTCAAAATATCTCTCCATTTACAATCGCAGATGATTGGCGGTTCttttatatattaatgtattttagaTACAGAGAATATTAGCTTATGCTGAAACCCCCCCAGGTCTCACTTACGGTCGATTGCATCCGCGTCCTTTCGTCCGCCTTCAACTGTCTACAGCTGAATGAACAGGAGCAGCGCAGACAGTAGAAATTGCTCCCTCTCTGGTTCTGAAAAACTGAGCTTGGCGGTGTCTACGCCACGAGAAATCCTATTGGACGGCAATGCGCGTGACGTCGTAAAAGCGTGGCGAAGAAGACACGCCCATGTTAGAATCTGATTGGACGGTACTGTACAGTGCGTCGTGTCGAGATTTTCTCATTGGTTAATTTCACTGGACCCCTCCCGCACTACGTGCGGGGGAGGAGTGTGCGTAAGAATGGAACGTAAATAATAAACTGGAAAACACAAATCAATAAAGGCTCATATACAAAATATGCTTACAAAGACCTAATAACTTTTGATCAGCACggccaaatactttttttaaatgaaagatgcTCGATGTTAGCAGCATTCACAAGTTTAGTAACCACTCTTAGATAAAGGCTTTCTTATTTCTTATTGTATTGTTTATTCTTAGTTTATAGGCTTTTTTCTTATAGGCACTGCAATGACCTACCagttaaacagaaaaaacaaacaaattaggaATGAAATGCAATGGAAAACAGAGGAGTTTTTTGATGCAAAAGCACCTCAGCTTATAGCCAAAAGAAGTGAGTGACACTTAAAATAGATCAACTGAAAGGAGAAGTTTGAAAAtgcctttttttgtgtgtgggtaACTGATGTCTTAAGCCATCTTTACaatgcaaaggtggcacagaagctgcatctgaagtggtATTTATTTAGATGCATTTACACAGACTGTTAAATGCCACTTAGAGCGGGCATACATGCATTTACACAGCAGATACAAATGCATGAACAATGTAAtgagattaatatttaaaatattaaattatgaatataaaaatgctaaattaatgAAGCTATGTAGTTACACTTTTAAATATCAaactaaataatgaaatatatgcTCTATCATGACAACAACACATGCTTAACTTGGCTGTGAAAAGACACCTTATACCTTAACCAGTTAGAGGTTAAGAATCTGAAAAGGCAAATAGTCTGTATAAGTTGAAATGTGTCATGACATGAGGTTGCTTTTTTGGGTTCATATTCTGGAACCTGTCTATCTGTAAGCATGACAGGACGTACACTGTATGTTTAATAAAGATAACAAAACTGAGATGAGCACCATTTTCATGTTACTATCATTCTCAGGTTTCTGGGTGGGCAAAAGCATATTTGAAGATGTCaggtttaaaaaaatttacaatcATGAAGGTAGATTATTATATTTCCTAAAAGACCAATATATAAGATGAATACAACATTATTTTGAAAGACACATTGGTTTGTCTCAGCTTACCAATAACTGCACATAACATGAGTCTGGAAGGTCTGCGTAGGTGTCTATGTTTATTTACAAAAGTTTTTGAAACACTTTAAAAAGCATGTTATTTAAGATACAGCCATGCATGAAAGGTGTAAAGAactgaattataaaaaaataatacagaaatCAGTGAAGTATTTGAAACATACTTGAAcccttttgctgtttttgttttgagcATATTTTGTGTTCCCGGTAAAAAATGACTAAGGCCAACTAAggttgtttataaatctctcatattgcatatattatcacaacATATTGCATTaaaagggttgggagggttacttttgaaatgtattccactacagattacagaatacatgctggaAACTGTCATTTGTAGtgcattctgttagattactcaaggtcagtaacgtattctaaatactttggattacttcaacactggtagatttttttcacttgttttgactataaaaactctgccagtagtAAGACAATATACACATGTTAAacaaacattctctgaaaaacctaaatatcttatgcagtgttgtttctaaaacgagATTGAtccaattgatcttgttttaaggatttttagatatttttacaggaaaacaacacaaaaattattatcaagaataaaatttttgccctaatatcaaaggacttattgaaaaaataaattatgatccaatatGAATTTGTTTGATAAAacaatatgatcatgcctggtaacatgtgcatgtaaaatggctagaaatagcaaaagctgataatttacacaaggtttatttatatttcttctgctccaaacttacttctctgtcagctcgtatgaatgtaacacatcataagaaaatgtttcaccactgttcaaatgctctttggatcgcatcatttatatgtataaatgttttccatctggaaggactaaatattaaatgaaacaaatgacaataaaatgcaaagtaatctcttcagtaatcaaaatattttttgaatgtaactattctaaataccaaagaattaaattgtaactgtaatggaatacagttacttatattttgtattttaaatacttattcccattacatgtattttgttactccccaaccctgtgcattagatctttttaacaacttattttttagtaattatgacttttttgaacatttatatttttaaatatatatttttattgatagaAGGATTACTTGAACTGAGCTTATACCAGGCCAGTGAGGGCACTCCCTgcaggaaaataataataataattaaataataaattaatatctactcacttgatctgaacaaaataggTGCAGATCCTACCAATTATTcaataatgatttttaatgaGCAAAAAAATAAGAACAGTTTCGTTCTCATTATTTGCAAATTTGgtatcacaacaattatattcagagttggtaaaacaaaacaaaaaaataaagatgagccatgtgtta
Proteins encoded:
- the LOC127642548 gene encoding transcription factor Dp-1-like yields the protein MAKDAGLIEANGELKVFIDQNLSPGKGVLSLVTVHPQSVAVGKQLLPKTLGPSNVNIAPHLVISTPQRPSGSNVILMNSPHTPNSQFITQSQPSEASPWSSGKRGKKGEKNGKGLRHFSMKVCEKVQRKGVTTYNEVADELVAEFSSGDNLISPNDAHVYDQKNIRRRVYDALNVLMAMNIISKEKKEIKWIGLPTNSAQECQNLEVERQRRLERIKQKQSQLQELILQQIAFKNLVQRNRQREQQNKRPPPANSVIHLPFIIVNTSKKTVIDCSISNDKFEYLFNFDSMFEIHDDIEVLKRMGMACGLEVGKCSAEDLKTARSLVPKALEPYVTEMAQGPISSVYMTGAPSANGGRYHIGSDGGADGTMASSSNDSHYSGSRVETPVSYMGEDDDDDEEFDENDDED